A region of Oceanicoccus sp. KOV_DT_Chl DNA encodes the following proteins:
- the rng gene encoding ribonuclease G, with product MSEEILANITPTETRVAIVENGMLQEVYIERAATKGIVGNIYKGKVVRVLPGMQAAFVDIGLERTSFIHASDIASIDKDGVEQRSNEALDIRSMVWEGQSLIVQVIKDPIGTKGARLTTHLSVPSRYLVYMPHTRHLGVSQRIDDEAERNRLRELVEQCIATEGMEKLGGFILRTAAEGAGGDEVLADIQYFKRLWAALERKIKERSAPSIIYEDLPLYMRTMRDLVRPEMEKIRIDSRESFQNVKQFAEDYIPSIEDRIEYYPGERPIFDLYGVEDEIQKALGRKVELKSGGYLIIDQTEAMTTIDVNTGGFVGHRNLEETIFKTNLEAATSLSRQLRLRNLGGIIIIDFIDMKDPEHRRQVHRALEKAMEHDYAKTIITGVSELGLVEMTRKRTRESLEHVMCEDCPVCQARGSVKTAETICYEIFREILREARAYDNDKLLVLASQSVVDRLLDEESASVADLEEFIGKSIQFQVETMYNQEQFDVILL from the coding sequence ATGAGCGAAGAAATATTAGCCAATATAACGCCCACTGAAACCCGGGTAGCGATAGTTGAAAACGGTATGCTGCAAGAAGTTTATATCGAGCGGGCGGCTACCAAAGGCATTGTTGGGAATATATATAAAGGTAAAGTGGTACGTGTGTTGCCAGGTATGCAGGCGGCATTTGTTGATATTGGTTTAGAGCGCACCAGCTTTATTCATGCTTCGGATATCGCCAGTATTGATAAAGATGGTGTCGAACAGCGCAGTAATGAGGCGCTGGATATCCGTAGTATGGTGTGGGAAGGGCAGAGCTTGATTGTGCAAGTTATCAAGGACCCTATTGGCACCAAGGGCGCTCGGTTGACCACTCACTTATCAGTTCCATCCCGCTACCTGGTTTATATGCCGCACACACGTCATTTAGGTGTTTCGCAGCGAATTGATGACGAGGCTGAGCGCAATCGCTTGCGTGAGTTAGTAGAGCAATGTATTGCCACCGAAGGTATGGAGAAATTGGGCGGATTTATTCTGCGCACGGCTGCTGAAGGTGCCGGTGGTGATGAGGTGCTAGCTGATATTCAATACTTTAAACGCTTATGGGCAGCGTTAGAGAGAAAAATAAAAGAGCGTTCTGCGCCCTCCATTATTTATGAAGACCTCCCTTTATATATGCGGACAATGCGAGATCTGGTACGGCCGGAAATGGAAAAAATTCGTATTGATTCCCGGGAAAGTTTTCAAAATGTAAAGCAGTTCGCTGAAGATTATATTCCTTCCATAGAAGATCGTATTGAATACTATCCGGGTGAAAGACCAATTTTTGATCTATATGGCGTTGAAGATGAAATTCAAAAAGCGCTGGGTAGAAAGGTTGAGCTAAAATCCGGAGGTTATTTGATTATTGATCAAACCGAAGCAATGACCACCATCGATGTTAATACCGGTGGTTTTGTCGGACATCGAAATTTGGAAGAGACGATTTTTAAAACCAATCTGGAAGCGGCTACATCTTTATCACGACAATTGCGGCTCCGTAATCTGGGTGGAATCATTATCATTGATTTTATCGATATGAAAGACCCTGAACATCGCCGGCAGGTTCATCGGGCGTTAGAAAAAGCCATGGAACACGACTATGCCAAAACCATCATCACTGGTGTTTCAGAGTTGGGCTTGGTTGAAATGACTCGCAAGCGTACGCGGGAAAGTCTTGAGCATGTGATGTGTGAGGATTGTCCCGTGTGTCAGGCTCGCGGTTCAGTTAAAACGGCTGAGACTATTTGCTACGAAATATTTCGTGAAATATTGCGCGAAGCCCGTGCCTATGACAACGATAAATTATTAGTGCTGGCGTCGCAGTCGGTGGTTGACCGGTTACTTGATGAAGAATCCGCCAGCGTGGCAGATTTAGAAGAGTTTATCGGTAAAAGTATTCAGTTTCAGGTTGAGACCATGTACAACCAGGAACAGTTTGATGTGATCTTATTGTAG
- a CDS encoding nucleoside triphosphate pyrophosphatase has product MDSGLTPIYLASQSPRRSELLQQIGVHFTKLDVTVDETPLDRELPEAYVSRVALAKAQSGWQLVEESGLPALPVLGADTTVIYAGEIMGKPVDREHGLMMLSKLAGNTHQVMTAISFCYQQQLVSALSVTAVTFRPITPQELQDYWDTGEPKGKAGAYAIQGLAAVFVEQIRGSYSAVVGLPLLETHQLLQKINVRK; this is encoded by the coding sequence ATGGATTCTGGTTTAACACCAATCTACTTAGCCTCTCAATCTCCGAGACGGTCCGAGCTACTGCAACAAATAGGGGTACACTTTACCAAGCTGGATGTAACCGTAGATGAAACGCCATTGGACCGTGAGCTGCCCGAAGCCTATGTCAGCAGAGTAGCCTTGGCAAAGGCGCAATCGGGGTGGCAGTTAGTGGAGGAGTCCGGGTTGCCAGCTTTACCCGTGTTGGGTGCGGATACGACAGTTATCTACGCGGGTGAAATTATGGGTAAGCCCGTTGATCGTGAGCATGGCTTAATGATGCTGTCGAAGCTAGCGGGTAATACCCATCAAGTGATGACGGCAATCAGTTTTTGTTATCAGCAACAGCTCGTTTCGGCACTTAGTGTGACCGCGGTGACTTTTCGGCCCATAACCCCGCAGGAGCTTCAGGATTATTGGGATACTGGAGAACCTAAAGGCAAAGCCGGTGCCTATGCTATACAGGGCTTGGCCGCCGTATTTGTCGAGCAAATTCGGGGCAGTTATTCAGCCGTGGTGGGTTTGCCATTATTGGAGACGCATCAGCTACTACAAAAAATTAACGTGCGGAAATGA
- the mreC gene encoding rod shape-determining protein MreC → MKPLFVKGPSIGTRLLLLSAIAFVLIFAGQRYAWFQQIDAKLSVIATPFYWVSDIPAKISEWGELNIRSRENLVDDNEKLRAETLLLKAQVQKLASLEAENVRLRELLNSSALLNDSVLVAEMMGVSPNPLHHEIIVNKGETAGLYIGQPVIDALGLMGQIVEVGPLQSRVLLITDATHAIPVQVNRNGVRSIAEGVGLLDELVLQHVAATTDIKVGDLLVSSGLGQRFPVGYPVATVTEVTIDPGQPFATVKATPRAALDRSRHVLLVFSNKNKQAGNESANQAASATAAGGQR, encoded by the coding sequence ATTAAGCCGCTATTCGTAAAAGGTCCTTCCATTGGTACTCGCTTGTTATTGCTGAGTGCTATCGCTTTTGTGCTGATTTTTGCTGGCCAGCGTTATGCCTGGTTTCAGCAAATAGACGCCAAACTCTCCGTGATCGCTACGCCTTTTTATTGGGTGTCTGATATTCCTGCCAAAATTTCCGAATGGGGCGAGCTCAATATTCGCAGCCGCGAAAACCTGGTGGATGATAATGAAAAACTGCGGGCAGAAACCTTGCTGCTGAAAGCGCAAGTGCAAAAGCTAGCTTCGCTGGAAGCAGAAAATGTTCGCTTACGAGAGCTGCTTAATTCCTCAGCATTATTGAATGACAGTGTGTTGGTTGCTGAGATGATGGGCGTATCGCCGAACCCTTTGCATCATGAAATCATTGTTAACAAAGGTGAAACGGCTGGTTTATATATTGGCCAGCCGGTTATCGATGCGCTGGGCTTGATGGGGCAAATTGTCGAAGTCGGCCCGCTACAAAGCCGGGTTTTACTGATTACCGATGCGACTCATGCCATACCAGTGCAGGTGAACCGCAATGGTGTGCGCAGTATTGCCGAGGGTGTGGGATTATTGGATGAGTTGGTGTTGCAGCATGTAGCAGCAACCACGGATATCAAGGTAGGTGATCTTTTAGTGAGCTCAGGGTTAGGTCAGCGTTTTCCGGTGGGCTATCCTGTTGCTACTGTCACTGAAGTGACCATTGATCCGGGGCAGCCTTTTGCCACGGTGAAGGCTACGCCACGCGCTGCTCTGGATCGCAGTCGTCATGTGTTATTAGTATTCAGTAATAAAAATAAACAAGCGGGCAATGAATCCGCTAATCAAGCGGCCTCAGCAACAGCGGCGGGGGGGCAGCGCTAA
- a CDS encoding rod shape-determining protein has product MFKRLRGLFSNDLSIDLGTANTLIYVREQGIVLDEPSVVAIRIHNGQKTIEAVGTDAKRMLGRTPGNITAIRPLKDGVIADFQVTEKMLQHFISKVHQNSFIRPSPRVLICVPCKSTQVERRAIRESALSAGAREVRLIEEPMAAAIGAGLSVEEATGSMVVDIGGGTTEIAIISLNGVVYSDSVRVGGDRFDEAIVSHVRRAYGSLIGDATAERIKKEIGCAHKDSELREIDVRGRNLAEGVPRSFTLNSDEILEALQEPVTAIVQSVKRALEQAPPELAADIAETGIVLTGGGAMLRDLDRLISDETGLPVLVADDPLTCVARGGGKALEIMDRHNIDLLSTE; this is encoded by the coding sequence ATGTTTAAAAGATTAAGAGGTCTGTTTTCCAACGACTTGTCCATTGATTTAGGCACTGCAAATACGCTGATATATGTACGTGAGCAGGGCATCGTGTTGGATGAACCCTCGGTTGTTGCCATTCGTATTCATAATGGCCAAAAAACAATAGAGGCGGTAGGTACCGATGCCAAGCGGATGCTGGGTCGTACTCCTGGCAATATCACTGCCATTCGGCCTCTGAAAGACGGCGTTATTGCAGACTTTCAGGTGACTGAAAAAATGCTGCAGCATTTTATCTCCAAGGTTCACCAAAACAGTTTTATTCGTCCTAGCCCTCGGGTGTTAATTTGTGTGCCCTGCAAATCGACCCAGGTTGAGCGCCGTGCCATTCGTGAATCTGCTCTGAGTGCGGGTGCCCGTGAGGTGCGATTGATTGAAGAACCTATGGCCGCTGCGATTGGTGCCGGTTTGTCGGTGGAAGAAGCCACAGGTTCAATGGTGGTAGACATTGGTGGCGGTACCACCGAGATTGCTATTATTTCACTGAATGGTGTGGTCTATTCAGATTCGGTGCGGGTCGGTGGCGATCGTTTTGATGAGGCGATCGTCTCTCATGTTCGTCGGGCCTATGGCAGCCTCATCGGTGATGCCACCGCAGAGCGAATCAAGAAAGAGATAGGCTGTGCGCATAAAGACAGTGAGCTTCGGGAGATTGATGTTCGTGGTCGCAATTTGGCTGAGGGTGTGCCCAGAAGCTTTACTCTTAATAGTGACGAAATTCTTGAAGCTTTACAGGAGCCGGTAACGGCTATTGTGCAATCGGTTAAGCGCGCGCTGGAGCAAGCTCCTCCGGAATTGGCAGCAGATATTGCCGAAACCGGTATTGTGTTGACTGGTGGTGGCGCCATGTTGCGTGACCTCGATCGTTTAATCTCTGATGAGACGGGTTTGCCGGTGTTGGTAGCGGATGATCCATTGACTTGCGTAGCCCGTGGTGGCGGTAAGGCATTGGAGATTATGGATCGTCATAATATTGATCTGTTATCGACTGAATAA
- the gatC gene encoding Asp-tRNA(Asn)/Glu-tRNA(Gln) amidotransferase subunit GatC, with the protein MSVENSEIEKIATLARIHVDDNHVPELAARINDILAMVDQMQAVDTSDVEPMANPLDASQRLRADLVAESDQRDGFQAIAPQAENGLYLVPKVIE; encoded by the coding sequence ATGTCCGTTGAAAACTCCGAGATAGAAAAAATAGCCACGCTGGCCCGTATCCATGTGGACGACAACCATGTCCCAGAGCTGGCTGCACGTATCAATGACATCCTTGCGATGGTGGACCAAATGCAAGCAGTAGACACCTCCGATGTAGAACCTATGGCTAACCCCTTGGATGCCAGCCAGCGCTTACGCGCCGACCTTGTTGCAGAATCCGACCAACGTGACGGATTTCAAGCCATTGCCCCCCAAGCAGAAAACGGCCTTTATCTGGTACCCAAAGTTATTGAATAG
- the gatA gene encoding Asp-tRNA(Asn)/Glu-tRNA(Gln) amidotransferase subunit GatA, with the protein MHNKTLAELSNGLANKEFSSVELTQHFLNRIEKMDGSYNSFITVTPELALTQAKAADSKRANGEAEALTGVPLAHKDIFCTAGVKTSCGSKMLDNFIPPYNATVIEKFNQAGTVSLGKTNMDEFAMGSSNESSFYGAVKNPWDAECVPGGSSGGSAAAVAALLAPAATGTDTGGSIRQPAALCGISGIKPTYGRVSRYGMIAFASSLDQGGPMTRSAEDAALMLNVMAGFDEKDSTCIDQPVPDYTATLNDDLSGLTIGLPKEYFGDGLNPAIEQAIQAAIKEYEALGATVKEISLPNTHLAVPCYYIIAPSEASANLSRFDGVRYGYRCKDPKDLHDLYTRTREEGFGEEVKRRILIGTYALSAGFYDAYYRKAQQIRRLIKNDFVTAFNDVDIIMGPTVPNTAFKLGEKSNDPVSMYLEDIYTISTNLAGLPGMSIPAGLVEGKPAGLQLTGNYFAEAKMLNVAHKFQQATDWHQQQPVNIQVEG; encoded by the coding sequence ATGCACAACAAAACACTGGCTGAACTGAGCAACGGTTTAGCCAACAAAGAATTTTCCAGTGTCGAGCTAACCCAGCACTTTCTTAATCGTATTGAGAAAATGGACGGCAGCTATAACAGTTTTATCACCGTCACCCCTGAACTCGCTCTGACCCAAGCAAAGGCCGCCGATAGCAAGCGCGCTAACGGCGAGGCTGAGGCGCTTACCGGCGTGCCACTCGCGCATAAAGATATTTTTTGTACCGCTGGCGTAAAAACCAGCTGCGGTTCAAAAATGCTGGATAACTTTATTCCGCCCTATAACGCCACAGTCATAGAAAAATTCAATCAGGCAGGCACCGTCTCACTAGGCAAAACCAATATGGATGAGTTCGCCATGGGCTCTTCCAATGAATCCAGTTTTTATGGCGCGGTTAAAAACCCATGGGATGCCGAGTGCGTACCTGGCGGATCTTCTGGTGGTAGTGCCGCTGCCGTTGCTGCGCTACTAGCACCTGCAGCAACCGGCACCGATACTGGCGGCTCTATCCGGCAACCCGCCGCGCTGTGTGGTATTAGCGGGATTAAACCAACCTATGGCCGAGTTTCACGCTACGGCATGATTGCTTTCGCTTCCAGCCTGGATCAAGGCGGCCCGATGACTCGCTCCGCAGAAGATGCCGCACTCATGTTAAATGTAATGGCGGGATTTGATGAGAAAGATTCTACCTGTATCGATCAACCAGTACCGGATTACACCGCCACCCTTAATGATGATTTATCGGGGTTAACCATTGGCCTACCCAAAGAGTATTTCGGTGACGGCCTTAACCCTGCTATCGAGCAAGCTATACAAGCCGCTATCAAAGAATACGAAGCCTTGGGCGCCACTGTGAAAGAAATTTCGCTACCCAATACTCACCTGGCTGTCCCCTGCTACTATATTATTGCGCCCTCGGAAGCCTCAGCAAATTTATCGCGTTTTGATGGTGTCCGTTATGGCTATCGCTGTAAAGACCCAAAGGATTTACACGATTTATATACCCGCACTCGTGAAGAAGGGTTTGGTGAAGAAGTTAAACGTCGCATCTTAATTGGCACTTATGCCTTGTCGGCGGGCTTCTATGATGCCTACTATCGCAAAGCGCAACAAATTCGCCGCCTAATTAAAAATGATTTCGTCACCGCTTTTAACGACGTCGATATTATTATGGGGCCGACCGTACCCAACACAGCATTTAAGCTGGGAGAAAAATCCAACGACCCGGTATCGATGTATCTGGAAGATATTTATACCATCTCCACCAACCTCGCTGGTTTGCCTGGCATGTCAATTCCAGCTGGCTTAGTTGAAGGTAAACCTGCCGGCTTGCAATTAACCGGTAATTATTTTGCGGAAGCAAAAATGTTAAATGTTGCGCATAAATTCCAGCAAGCCACCGACTGGCATCAACAACAACCAGTAAACATTCAGGTGGAGGGCTAA
- the gatB gene encoding Asp-tRNA(Asn)/Glu-tRNA(Gln) amidotransferase subunit GatB, which produces MEWETVIGLEVHVQLATQSKIFSASSTAFGAEPNTQASAVDLAMPGTLPVLNEQALRYAIMFGLGIDADINKRSVFDRKNYFYPDSPKGYQTTQMDFPIVGAGTVEIQLKNGSSKTIRIHHAHLEEDAGKSLHEGLSGDNHGSSGIDLNRAGTPLIEIVSEPDMRNSEEAVEFARKLHSIVTSLGISDGEMSQGSMRFDVNISVRLKGEEEFGTRTETKNLNSFKFMEEAIALEVERQIEILEDGGKIIQETRLYNGDTKQARSMRSKEEANDYRYFPCPDLLPVEIDDSYIEAIRAQLPELPAARQARFITDYSLSDYDAGLLSGDANLANYFESTSASCHDPKLAANWILGDVSAKLNTDELKIRQSPVSAEHLGELITRIKDNTISGKIAKEVFEAMWSGEGDADTVIEAKGLKQVSDTGALEAMVDEVINSNPEQVTNYRNADADKRKKMTGFFVGQIMKASKGQANPGMVNKILMQKLNS; this is translated from the coding sequence ATGGAATGGGAAACCGTCATAGGCCTTGAAGTGCATGTACAACTGGCCACTCAAAGTAAAATATTTTCTGCTTCCAGCACGGCTTTTGGTGCCGAACCCAATACCCAGGCAAGCGCGGTAGATCTGGCGATGCCGGGCACTTTACCGGTATTAAATGAGCAGGCGCTGCGCTACGCGATTATGTTTGGCTTAGGTATTGATGCCGACATTAATAAACGCTCGGTGTTTGATCGCAAGAATTACTTTTATCCGGATTCACCTAAAGGCTATCAAACCACCCAAATGGATTTTCCCATTGTTGGTGCTGGCACCGTAGAGATTCAACTAAAAAATGGCAGCAGCAAAACCATCCGGATTCACCATGCCCACTTGGAAGAAGACGCAGGTAAATCTTTACACGAAGGGCTTAGCGGCGACAACCACGGCAGCTCCGGCATTGATTTAAATCGCGCCGGCACACCACTGATTGAAATTGTTTCTGAACCGGACATGCGCAATTCAGAAGAAGCCGTCGAATTTGCTAGAAAACTGCACTCGATTGTCACCTCGCTAGGCATCTCTGATGGCGAAATGTCTCAGGGCTCGATGCGCTTTGACGTTAATATATCAGTGCGCTTAAAAGGCGAAGAGGAATTTGGTACTCGCACCGAAACTAAAAACCTCAACTCATTCAAATTTATGGAAGAAGCCATCGCCCTTGAAGTTGAGCGACAAATTGAGATTCTGGAAGACGGCGGTAAGATCATTCAGGAAACCCGCTTATACAATGGCGACACCAAACAAGCACGCTCTATGCGCAGCAAAGAAGAAGCCAACGATTACCGCTACTTCCCCTGCCCCGATCTGTTACCCGTCGAAATAGATGACAGCTATATCGAAGCTATCCGCGCGCAACTGCCAGAATTGCCTGCCGCTCGCCAAGCTCGATTCATAACCGACTACAGCTTGTCAGATTACGATGCCGGACTATTAAGCGGCGATGCCAATTTAGCAAACTACTTTGAATCGACCAGTGCCAGTTGCCATGACCCCAAACTTGCTGCCAACTGGATACTGGGTGATGTATCGGCAAAGCTTAACACTGACGAATTAAAAATCCGGCAATCACCGGTTAGCGCCGAGCATCTTGGTGAGCTGATTACCCGAATTAAAGACAATACAATCTCCGGAAAAATTGCCAAAGAAGTCTTTGAAGCCATGTGGAGTGGCGAGGGTGACGCCGATACCGTTATTGAAGCCAAAGGCTTAAAGCAAGTGTCAGACACTGGCGCTTTGGAAGCCATGGTAGACGAAGTAATAAACAGCAACCCCGAGCAGGTCACTAATTATCGCAATGCAGACGCCGATAAACGAAAAAAAATGACTGGCTTTTTTGTTGGTCAAATTATGAAAGCATCAAAAGGCCAAGCCAACCCCGGCATGGTCAACAAAATACTGATGCAAAAATTAAACTCCTAA
- a CDS encoding PA4642 family protein, which produces MALKKDKEKVLDEVWTEQRVKDFLTVQTAEGSDADFHVLLKAYQSMRLENFEEFIGFFVAEGRNLNATGPAGDTVLSIIKQHRKSADYTAVLTSNGAI; this is translated from the coding sequence ATGGCACTTAAGAAAGACAAAGAAAAAGTACTTGACGAAGTATGGACAGAACAGCGAGTTAAAGATTTTTTAACCGTACAAACTGCTGAAGGCAGCGATGCCGACTTCCATGTATTATTAAAAGCCTACCAATCCATGCGATTGGAAAACTTTGAAGAATTTATTGGTTTTTTTGTCGCCGAAGGCCGCAATCTCAACGCTACCGGCCCTGCAGGCGATACGGTATTATCCATCATCAAACAGCATCGCAAATCTGCCGACTATACTGCCGTGCTGACAAGCAACGGCGCTATATAA
- the smrA gene encoding DNA endonuclease SmrA — protein MSADEAEDDIFLQEMGDVKPLQVEKKVNLNRNTASGLAVQARREAATQSLEKDSNHLASDYVDLLAPYDPLEFKRPGLQHGVFKKLKQGKYPAEARLDLHRMTVEDARQAVFQFIKESMSYDLRSLIIVHGKGSHSQSEAALLKSYVNKWLPDLDEVQAYNSAQPQHGGLGAVYVLLRKSEKKKQENRDRISRGRTLAG, from the coding sequence ATGAGCGCTGATGAGGCTGAAGACGATATTTTTCTACAGGAAATGGGTGATGTTAAGCCCTTGCAAGTAGAGAAAAAGGTCAACTTAAATCGCAATACCGCCTCTGGGTTGGCGGTACAAGCTCGTCGTGAAGCCGCTACTCAATCGCTGGAGAAAGATAGTAATCATCTAGCTAGCGATTACGTTGATTTATTAGCACCTTATGACCCGCTGGAGTTTAAGCGCCCCGGTTTGCAACATGGGGTGTTTAAAAAGTTGAAACAGGGCAAGTATCCCGCTGAAGCGCGTTTGGATTTGCACCGAATGACAGTGGAAGATGCTCGTCAAGCGGTGTTCCAATTTATTAAAGAATCAATGTCCTACGATTTGCGTTCGCTAATTATTGTTCATGGCAAGGGCAGTCATAGTCAATCCGAGGCTGCGTTATTAAAAAGTTATGTGAATAAGTGGTTGCCTGATCTCGATGAAGTGCAGGCCTACAATAGCGCGCAGCCGCAGCATGGTGGTTTGGGGGCAGTTTATGTGCTGTTGCGTAAAAGTGAAAAGAAGAAGCAGGAAAATCGCGATCGCATCAGTCGCGGGCGAACACTGGCAGGCTGA
- a CDS encoding DUF2892 domain-containing protein: MNIERNLGNMERVIRLSLGSLFLAWAFSQPYMNGIEWFVVAIASMLMLNGIFSRCYVWYVLDLNTCNSTDSNCQQSLGSN, translated from the coding sequence TTGAATATAGAACGTAACTTGGGCAACATGGAGCGGGTTATCCGTTTATCTCTGGGGTCTTTGTTTTTAGCTTGGGCGTTTAGTCAGCCATATATGAATGGTATTGAATGGTTCGTGGTAGCCATTGCTAGCATGCTGATGCTCAACGGTATTTTCTCGCGGTGTTATGTCTGGTATGTGCTTGACTTGAACACGTGTAACAGCACTGATAGCAACTGCCAGCAATCACTGGGTAGTAACTAA
- a CDS encoding flagellin, with amino-acid sequence MVQSINNNGLSSGLLQGLNRAQSTQETALERISSGKKVNSAADNAAGLAIIERFASQIDGAGQAIRNTSDGISFSQVAESGIGSISEDIQRIRELSIQAANGSLSDSDRSNLQSEVGQLQDEISRRLDQTSFNGVDIFKTDAEISFQVGANANDTIELSTKDLSADLAAVVDIDISTQAGAQDALANIDPALDALNDQRVDFGAVANRFESTIDNLQNNRINTQAARSRVEDADLAKETSELIKGNIQQQSGIAVQAQANTNAELILRLLS; translated from the coding sequence ATGGTACAAAGCATCAATAACAATGGTTTAAGCTCGGGCTTGTTACAGGGTTTGAATCGCGCTCAGAGCACGCAAGAAACGGCTTTAGAGCGTATTAGTTCAGGCAAGAAGGTGAATAGTGCTGCCGATAATGCCGCAGGTCTGGCGATTATCGAGCGTTTCGCGTCTCAAATAGATGGCGCGGGGCAGGCTATACGTAACACCAGTGATGGTATTTCTTTTAGTCAGGTTGCAGAGTCGGGCATAGGTTCTATTTCAGAAGATATACAGCGGATTCGTGAGCTGTCTATTCAGGCTGCCAATGGTTCTTTAAGTGACAGTGATCGATCAAACTTGCAATCGGAAGTTGGGCAATTACAGGATGAGATTTCCAGACGTCTGGATCAGACTTCATTTAACGGCGTTGATATTTTTAAAACCGATGCGGAAATTAGTTTTCAGGTTGGCGCTAATGCTAACGATACCATTGAGCTTTCTACTAAAGATTTAAGCGCAGATTTAGCGGCCGTAGTAGATATTGATATTTCAACACAGGCCGGTGCACAGGATGCGTTGGCTAATATTGATCCGGCATTGGATGCACTCAATGATCAGCGGGTAGATTTTGGCGCAGTAGCTAACCGTTTTGAATCCACCATCGATAATTTACAGAATAATCGTATAAATACCCAGGCTGCCCGGAGTCGCGTTGAGGATGCGGATCTTGCTAAAGAGACCAGTGAGCTAATCAAAGGTAATATTCAGCAGCAGTCAGGTATTGCCGTTCAAGCCCAGGCTAATACGAATGCGGAGTTGATCTTAAGATTGCTGTCTTGA
- a CDS encoding LON peptidase substrate-binding domain-containing protein: MATIPLFPLGSVLFPQGRMSLQIFEPRYLDLVSRCLKDDSGFGVVWLRQGREVHKPEQAVDPRFAQVGCYATIVDWDSLPNGLLGITIEGNKNFVCFPVINRKIICIWLMLNGLNPSRMWPCPNRVMK; encoded by the coding sequence ATGGCGACGATTCCTCTTTTTCCTTTAGGCTCAGTGTTATTTCCGCAAGGTCGTATGTCGTTGCAGATTTTTGAGCCGCGTTATTTGGATTTAGTGAGTCGTTGCTTGAAAGATGATAGCGGTTTTGGTGTGGTGTGGTTGCGTCAGGGGCGTGAGGTGCACAAACCGGAGCAAGCCGTTGATCCTCGTTTTGCACAAGTGGGTTGCTATGCCACTATTGTTGATTGGGATTCGTTACCTAATGGTTTGTTAGGTATTACCATTGAAGGCAATAAAAATTTCGTGTGCTTTCCAGTTATCAACAGAAAGATAATTTGCATTTGGCTGATGTTGAATGGATTGAACCCGAGTCGTATGTGGCCTTGCCCGAACAGAGTGATGAAATGA
- a CDS encoding YkgJ family cysteine cluster protein: MDCRNGCGACCIATSITLPLPGMPEGKPAGVVCINLDDDYRCQLFGTEERPALCEQFKAAPDVCGNDRTHALQLISALELATANY, translated from the coding sequence ATGGATTGCCGCAATGGCTGTGGGGCTTGTTGTATAGCTACATCGATTACTTTGCCGCTACCGGGCATGCCGGAGGGAAAGCCTGCTGGTGTTGTTTGTATTAATCTGGATGATGATTACCGGTGCCAATTGTTTGGGACTGAAGAGCGGCCGGCGTTGTGCGAGCAGTTTAAAGCTGCTCCTGATGTCTGCGGTAATGACCGCACCCATGCTTTACAATTAATTTCTGCTTTGGAGCTGGCGACAGCAAATTACTAA